The nucleotide window ATTTCGCCGCCGGAAATCGCCTCGAGGGGTGTGGAAACCCCCACGAGCGTTCCTTTCTGCAGTATCCTCCTGTGGTATATCCTCAGGTTGGCCTCCCTGACGACCTCCCTCTCAAGGCCGTACGGTGAGAAGGCCAGTGCTCCCAGGAGTGCGTAGAATGTGAGCAGATCCCGTATTCCGCCCAGCTCAAGGATGTCCCCGGGTATTTCACCGGACTTTATCCAGCTAACCCTCTCGAGGGCGGCATCAACCTCAACGTACGACGGTATTATCATGAGCAGCTCGGTTATTCCACCGAACTCATCTTTAACGAGCCGCCTGGCCTCGGGCCCGAATGGATCCAGCATGGCTTCACCTCTCAGACATAGATGCTGGTTTGAGCATAAAACAGTTTTCCCCTTGGAAAGGCTCCGAGGTGCATCGGGAAATTTGGTCTTATCTGGAACTCTTCCGGTGCTATCGTCAGGATACATTTCGATTCCGGTGCGAAAGCACGGAATTTCCCCAAAAGTTTTATATCTTCTTGGTGCTACATGTTATACCAGGGAGAACGGCGGGTTCGTAAAGAACTCCAGAGGGTGGTCTGTATGGTCACGAAATACACAGTTGAAAGATTGAAAAGTGGCATTCCTGGCTTTGATGATTTAATCGAGGGCGGCTTTCCCAGCGGAACCACGGTTCTGGTTACCGGCCCTACCGGAAGCGGCAAGACTACTTTTGGTGTCCAGTTCGTCTATAAAGGTGCCGAGCTCTACAATGAGCCTGGAGTTATCGTCACCCTTGAGGAGAGGGCTCAGGACCTCAGGAAGGAGATGCTCGCCTTTGGATGGGACTTTGAGAAGTACGAGAGGGAGAGAAAGATAGCCATCGTGGACGGCGTGAGCGCGGTTGTAGGTCTTCCCTCCGAGGAGCAGTACGTTCTTGAGGGCAACCTCAACGCAGAGGACTTCCTCCGCTACATATACCGCGTTGTCAAGGCCATCGATGCCAAGAGGCTCGTGATAGACTCGATTCCTTCCATCGCGTTCAGGCTCAGGAAGGAGAATGAAATCAGGGAGGTTCTTCTTCAGCTCAACACGATTCTCCTTGAGATGGGGGTTACCTCGATACTTACCACCGAGGCCCCAGAACCGGGCAGGGGCAAGATAAGCCGCTACGGCATAGAGGAGTACATAGCCAGGGGTGTCATCCTCCTCGACTTCGTTGAGAAGGAAGTTGAGCTGAAGCGCTACCTCCTGATAAGGAAGATGCGCGAGACCAAGCACTCGATGAAGAAGTACCCCTTCGAGATCAACGAGAAGGGCATCGTGGTCTATCCGAGCGGCGAAGTCTACTAACTTTCCTCTTTTCTGTAGCACCACTGGATAGGGTAAGGTTTTTAAGGTCCAGTTATTACCTTTAATCATGGTTACAAACAAAAAAATTTCGGTTGTATTGATGGCCGGATTGGTGATTGTATTAACTGTGCTGGCGGCCATGGGTGAAAGCCGGCAGCAATCCAGCGCGTTCGTCGGCCTCTGCGTCTATTCAGGGGATGGCTTCTCCATCCTGACCAACGGCACGGAGAGCGTCGGGGTCTATGCCTCACTCGACGTTGGACGGGTCTACCGGGTTACGGGCGTCCTGTACAGCTCCACCTCCGGCCTCAGGATGAGACCCGAGAGGGTGGAGCCCGCGGAACCGACGTTCCCCATCGACTCGTTGACCGGAGCTTACTGGCCCTCGCGGGGATACTACCTCCTCACACCTGCAAAGATACGGCTTGCACTCCCGATAGACGCCGCCAAGGGGGAGATGGTCAGCGTCGAGGGTCTCTGGCACGGTGGAAAGTTTTACCCCCTCAACTATCGGCGGCTTGGCCTCCATGAAGGTCCCGTTGATGGGATGCCCTGGGAGGTGGAGGGAACCGTCATCTACTCAGGCAGGCAGACGCTCATCTGGAACGGCAGCGAGGAGATAGCGGTCTATCCTCCCTACGGCGTCGAACTCGAGCCCGGCCTGAGGATCCGTGTTCTTGGAATCGTCAGGCTCTACTCCAGGATCTCTCTCTTTGTTGATTCCCGGGACGATATCCTGGTGCTCGGGCTCGCGGAGAGAAGACCCCTCCAGGACGCGGCGATAGGAGATATGGCCGTCGGCAACTGCACCGTCCTCGGAACGGGCCGCTCCCTCAAACTTGACTGCGCCGACCTGAGGCTCTACGGCTTCTCCGCCAGGGTTGGCGACGTGATCCATATGGAGGCCCTGCGGCGCCGTTCCTCCCTCCTCTGCCTTAACTGTTCTGTTATCATGCCCAGGGAAGAGCTCCCAAATGGCATCTGCTCCTTTTCGGAAGGAATGTTCGCCAGAATAAGTGGAAACGTCTCCTGGGTTAAGGTTTACAGAAACGGCTTCGGCCTGGCCAACATTACTGCCGGGGACTGCTGGGTGCTCCTCAAGCTGAGGAAGTCCCTGGGAATAAGGCTGGATGAAAACGATACAGTCACCGCCTACGGCTTCTTCACGACCTATCGCGGCATGCTCGCCTTTGAGGTTGCCTCGGGTGATGACGTGTGCTCCGGGAACTGCTGACGGGTATAGCAGGTGGAACGCTCAGCGGCGTTTCACCTGGAATCCACGTCAATACCCTGGCGGCGTTTCTTTCGAGCGCCGGGATCCGCGATAACCTCGTCCTCTTCGCCATGGGTCTGACCCACACTTTCCTGGACGTCATCCCCTCCGCCTTCCTGGGGGTTCCTGACGAGGGTACTGCGCTTGGTGTCCTCCCAGCCCACCGGCTCGTTCTCAGGGGACGGACAATGGAGGTTGTTAGAATTGCTCTGTGGGCGAGTTTTCTGGCCGTTCTGATGGCGATTCCATCGATGCCCCTGTACTTCCGTCTCGCGCCGCTGTACCGCCCGGGCGCCGGTCGCTTCCTCGTTTTTCTGCTCGCGGTTTTTCTGGTGCTGACGGAGCCAGGACTGAAGAAGCTTTCCGCCCTTCTCGTGTTCTTTCTCTCCGGGATTCTTGGAATGCTGACCTTCCGGCTCGGCCTCTCGCAGCCTTTCTACCACCTCTTCACGGGCCTGTTTGGGGTTCCGGTTATCCTGCTCTCGGCCCTGGAAGGGAGGACGCGCCCGATAGGGGCCGGAGACGGGGAGGTTCGCCTGGATAAAGGCCGCTTCCTGGGCTTCTCGGCCCTGGGAACGGCGCTGGGTATGGCGGCTTCGCTGGTTCCCGCCTTCACGGCATCCCAGGCGGCTCTCCTCGGTTCCTTCCTTTCGAAAGACGAGCGTTCCTTCCTGACCATCGTGTTCTCAGTGAACACGGCCAACTTCATGTTCTCCTTTGCCAATTTCCTCTCAACTGGAAGGAGGCGAAACGGTATCGTTGCCCTGATGGCGCCCGCTGCGGAGAGTGATATCTACTTCTACCTCTTGGTGGCTCTATTCGTTTCGATGGCGGTTCTCCTCTATGCCGAGCCCCTAGCCGTTCTCATACTCCGTCTGCTCGGGCGGGTTCCTTACAGGGCGCTCAACTCCGCGGTTGCCGGGATTCTCGTGGTTCTTTCGTATCTCTTTGATGGTGTCACGGGTTTGGTCTTTCTCCTGGGAGGCGTGATGATCGGACTGCTGGCGGCGGTGCTCGGGGTCAAGAGAACGAACTGCATGGGGGTGCTGATGCTCTCAATAATAATCGGATAAGAAGGGGAAGGAGGTTCAGACGGATTTCTCCTTCAGAATCCTCTGGAGCTCGACGTAGTCGGTCACGATTTTCTTGCCGTCGAGGGTGGTGAAGTAGGCCTTTTTGACCTTCACCTTTTTCATGTCGGTGTATTTCATCTCGGGCGGATCGTAAGAACCAGGCTCGACGACCTCGTCCTCGATGACGTACGTTTCGAGGTCCGGCTGGCCGACGTATTTCCAGACCTCGTAAAAGACCTCCGGCTCGAGGTGAATTTCGCCGTCAATCTCTATCCAGTCCGCCCCGGTTTCCTCAAGAAACTCCTTCACTACCTCGAAGTGCATAGAATCACCAGCATAGTATAGGACGCTAAGGGTTATATACCTATCGCCGAACTTCCACCGGTGGTGAGAGATGGCGAAGGTTATAGTTGACGCTCAGGCTGCGAGAGCGATAGGCAAGGGTGCGATGATAGTTTTCAAGAAGGGAGTCGTGAGAACCGAGGGAGAGATAAGACCAGGTGACATAGCGGAGGTCTACACGCGCGGGGGCAAGTTTCTGGGCAGGGGATTCATCAACCCGAACTCCAACATCATGGTCAGGCTCATAACCCAGGACGAGCACACGGAGGTTAACAAGGAACTCTTCCGCGAGAGGATCAGGAGGGCCAACGAGTACCGCAAGAAGGTTCTCGGCTACGACAAGGCATACCGCATGGTGTACGGCGAGGCGGACTATCTGCCCGGCCTCATAGTTGACCGCTTCAACGAGATTGCCTCGCTTCAGATTTCGAGCATCGGCATGGAGAGGTTCAAGTTCGACGTTGCCGAGGCCATAATGGAGGCCGAGCCCGAGATTGAGACCGTCTTCGAGAAGAACACCGGACGGAGCAGGCGCAGGGAGGGGCTGCCCGAGATAGAGAGAGTTTTGCTTGGCAGGGAGAAGTACAGGACGGTAATCGAGGAGGGCAAAGCCAAGTTCATAGTTGATATGAGGGGACAAAAAACGGGCTTCTTCCTCGACCAGAGGGAGAACAGAATAGCCCTTGAGAAGTACGTCAAACCCGGGATGAGGGTTCTTGATGTCTTCACCTACACCGGCGGCTTCGCGATACACGCGGCAGTGGCTGGCGCCGACGAGGTTGTTGCAGTGGACAAGTCCCCCTGGGCCATAAACATGGTGAAGGAGAACGCCAAGCTCAACGGGGTTGAGGATAGGATGAAGTACGTCGTGGGGAGCGCGTTCCAGGTCATGGAGGACATGATAAAGAGGGGCGAGAAGTTCGACGTTGTAATCCTCGATCCGCCGGCCTTCGTTCAGCACGAGAAGGACCTGAAGAGAGGCCTCCGCGCTTACTTCAACGTGAACTACGCGGGTTTACAGCTGGTGAGGGAAGGGGGCATACTCGTCACGGCATCGTGCTCCCAGCACGTTGACATGCAGGCCTTCAAGGACATGGTGATAGCGGCCGCGGCCAAGGCGGGCAAGTTCCTTAAGCTCCTTGAGCCGTACAGGACGCAGGCGCCGGACCACCCGATACTGATGGCCTCGAAGGACACCGAGTACCTCAAGGCGCTCTTCCTCTACGTGGAGGATATTAAGTGATGTTCACGTTCCTCCCGGCATGGGACGATGACGAAAATGCACCTCCACTGAACCCGGCAGCTGAATGATGAGAAAAAGGGTCCGAGTCCCAGTCCGGTCGCTCCACCGACCGAAACTCTTTTCTATTTGGTTGTTCAAACGACCAAAATGGGTGGATGTATGGTCGAGCTAACGGACTACTTATTAAAACTCTCCGCGGAGCTACCATCGAGGTTCGATTACGCGAGAGGACTGAGGAAGCGCTTCCTTTTTGAGAAACTTTCCGGGCTCGTCGATGACTATATCGAGAGTGAAAGTCCAAAAACCGTCCTCCTCCCTGGCCTGAGGGGGACTGGAAAAACCACCCTCCTCGGTCAGCTATACTTTCACACACTTTCAAAGACCTCCGATGTGATTTACATATCAGCTGATGAAGCTCACCTCCTCGGATTTTCCCTTCATGAGGTCATCGAGAGGTATTTCGATGTTTTCAGGCCGAAGAGGCCTGTTCTTCTACTCGACGAGGTTCAATACGACCCCAACTGGGATCTGACGTTGAAGGTTCTCCACGACAGGAGAAAGGCCCTTGTGATCGCCACAGGCTCATCCGCTTTAAAGCTGAAGGAAAGCCCCGACCTCGCGAGGAGGGCTATCCACGTTGAGGTGAAGCCGCTCAGCTTCATTGAATACTTTCACCTCATCGGGGAAGACATCGAGCCGGTGGGTCTTGATGCGCTGTTTGAATTCGACGTTGATGGGCTGGAAAGGGCACTCTCAAGGACTGTTCATTTTGCTAAAACCGCGGAGAAATACCTTGAGCTTGGTTCGCTTCCCCTTTCCCTTGAGCTTGACGGGAGAGAGGCCTACGAATCTCTGTTTTCCCTCGTCGAAAGGATAGTCTACCGGGACCTTCCCGAGTTCAGAAACTTCGATGCCTCAACCCTCGATTCCGCTCTGAGGCTTCTAACAATAATCGCCGGCCCAAAGGCGGAGCGCTTCAGCTACGAGAAGCTCTCGAAGGCGCTGGGAATATCAAAGAGCACCGTCATGGAACTTGTAAGGGCCTTCATTGCCAGTGGGCTGCTTATTGAGATACCCTCCATTGGGAGTCTCTCAAAGAAAATTCGCAGAAGTCCGAAGCTCAAGTTCTCGGCACCTTCTATGAGGGCCGCGCTCCTTTCGAAGTTCGAGGTAGTTGAACTCGCCTCCCTGCTCGAGGACATGGTTGCCCTCTACCTTTCTGGTGAAGGGCTCCTGGAGTACGAGCCTGGGAAGGGCGGTGCTGACTTCGTTCTCACGAGGAAGGGAAAACGATACGTCGTTGAGGTTGGCCTTGGAAAGGAGGATTATGCTCAGGTTAGAAGGAGCATGGAGAGAACGGGGGCTGAATTTGGGATAGTTATAGGAAGGGAGTTCGATGCCAGGGAAAACCTCCTGATGATTCCATGGTGGGCCTTCTTAGGGCTGGTTTAGTATCAGGCTGTGCCTCCACCGCGTTCCGACCCGAAACCTCACGTCCCTCACGGAGTAGCCCAGTTCTTCTCCCTTTTCCGTTATGGCCTCTATCAGAGGCTCCTTGTCGGGCAGGAATAGGGCGACCTTTCCCTTGGGGTTCAGGTAGTCCCGTGCCTCCTCAATGAGCCTCACCGAAAAGGCCTCGCCGTGTTCTCCTCCACCAAGCCCTTCACGCTCGGTTAAAACTCCTTTCGTTGGTCTCTCATAGTAAGGCGGTGCTGAAAACACGACATCAAACTTCTCGCCCTCAGGAATTACCCCCCTGATTATCCCACCGTTGCTCCTGATTAGCTTTACCTTAGCGAGGTTCCGCTTGATGTTTCGTCTCGCGTACTCAAAGAACTCTTCGTCGAGCTCCGTCGCGGTAACGTCGCAGTTGAAGAGCTTCTCAGCCAGAAGGGCCATCATTGCAGTGTGTCCGGTTCCGATTTCCAGAACCCTCTCTCCCCCGCGCAGGAATGTCTTCAGAAAGAGGTAGCGCGAGACGGGGGTGGTCACAAGCCCTCCGGGATGGTACTCTATCTCCAGCCCGAAGACCGCTTTCGCTATCGCCCTGTTGTAGAGTATCCTCGCTTCCCTGTCCGAGAAGTCGAGCCTTCCGCGCTCGTCGAGGTAGTCCTTCAGCTCCGGAAACAGCTTCACGGCTTCCTTTACCGGCAGTCCCAGCTTTCCGTCCTTCCAGGCTGGCATGGAGAAAATTAAGTGTGGAAAAGAAAAGAGTTTCGCTCAGAGAAGTGCTAAAGCCGCCATGACCTTCGCATCTTCGACCATGTTCTTTATCCAGGCGTACTCGTTGGGCTGGTGGGCCATCTCGTCGAGCGTCGCCCAGACAACCGCGGGAATCCCGAGCTTCCTGAAGTATGCCGCGAAGGTTCCGCCGCCTATTCCCCCGACCTTAGCTTCTTTTCCTCGGAGCTTCCTCAGGGCCTCTTTGAGAAGAACCACTATCTCGCTGTTGGGATCAGTTGGCTCTGGAGCGTCCATGCGCTGGAGAACCTCGAACTCTATCTCAGGCAGAACTTCGCCGTCGAACTCCTTTCTGTACTTCTCTTTAATCTCCTCGGCGAGGGCCTTTGCGTCAGCGAGGATATCATCTACACTGTACCTCGGCAGAATCCTGCAGTCGAAAACCACCTCATGCTCGCCCGGTGCTATGTTCGGACTGTCTGCCGGACCGTGAACCATCGTCGGCTCGAAGGTGCTCTCCGCTGGCTCGAAGAGCTCGTCCCTCTCGCCGTACTTCTCGTGGAGGAGTTTGTCGAGGTGGTAGGCGAAGTCGAGCGCTACACGGTGGGCGTTTAGTCCCTTGTCCGGCATGCTGGCGTGAACCTGCCTGCCCCTGACCTTCACCCTGAGCCAGAGGATGCTCTTCTCGGCCACCTCGATGAAAGTCCCTTCCTCGTTTCCGCCGTCCGGGACGAGGACCAGGTCGTCCTTCCTGAACAGCTCCGGATGCTCCCTCATGAGCCACTCGACGCCGTACTTGCTGCCCGTCTCCTCGTCGCTGACGAAAGCTAAAATGACCGTTCTCTTCGGCCTTATTCCGAGGTTCATCATGGCCCTTACAGCGTAGAGGCTCGCGACGAGGCTCTGTCCGTTGTCCTCGCTTCCGCGCCCGTAGACCTTTCCATCCTTGACGATCGGCTTGAATGGCTCCGTGACCGTCCACTTGCTCAGGTCTCCGGGCGGAACGACGTCTATATGGGTGAGAATCCATATCCTAGGGCTTTTATCGCCGTCCTGGCCGTAGTAGTAGGCGAGAATGCTCGGTCTGACTCCATTTTTCGCCCTCTCATCGGGCGCGTTGTAGACTTCAACCTTGTCAAAGGGCCAGTCTCTGATTGTCTCAAGCAGCTTCTGGGCCTTGTCGTATTCCCCCTCGTAGCCGTAGTCCGGGCTTATGGCTGGGATTTTAATCAGTTCGACGAGGGTTTCCACCATCTCGTCCTGGAGCTTCTCAATCTCCTGCGAGACCTTCTCAAGGGCTTCGCTCATAGCTACCACCACCCTATTCTAATTCATTCGTTCTTTTAAACTCAATCAAATATCTCTTCGCCAGCTCGAAAAGAAACGTCACCAGGCGCTCGTAGAGGGGTTCAATTTCGTCCCCAAAGCGGGCCTTCAGAGCCTTCCCTATCTCTTTCACTGTTCTCCTGCCGTCGCACAGTTCCCACGTGTATGCTCCTATCTCGTCCAGCTCTATCCTCCTGTACTCCCCGTGGAGCCTCCTGGCCAGAAAGTCCAGCTTTGAGTCCATGGGAATCAGGAGGTAGTACCTCCCTTCGATCTTCCTCAGTTCGACCTTCTCGTTGCGCACTGGCACGAGGTTCATGTACTCTTCCATGCCCATTCCTCCGGCGTTCAAAATTTAAAGATTGGGAAAGAAAAGGGGAAATCACTTCCTCCTGCCCGTCATGTAGAGCCAGAGCGCTATTCCGGCAAGGAGGATAACTCCCAGGATGTTGCTGCTGAAGCCCGAGCTCGGGGCGATGCCCGCAACGATGAGGGCGGCGAAGAATATGCCCATGAGGGCCTCACCGGCGATAAGTCCTGCGGCGCCGAGTACTCCCGGGTCGGTCGGGTTCTCCCCTTCCTCGTTTCTGGACTTGGTGACGAAGTGCTTGACGAGACCGCCGATGAATATCGGAACGCCGAGGCTGAGTGGCAGGTAGATACCGACCGCGACCGGCATGACCGGGGTCCTGAACTTGGAGCCCTTCATGGCGAGTATCTCGTCTAGGATTATGAGGGCTATGGCTATTCCAGCGCCTATGTATATCATGTTCCACTCGAGGTTGCCGGTGAATACACCCTCGGTGACCTTGGCCATGAGGAATGCCTGAGGTGCCGCGAGGGCATTTTCCTTGGCGGTCGGGGTTCCGGCTATACCGTAGGCCTGGATGAGCAGGTTGAGCACTGGGGCCATGACGAGGGCGGCGAAGAAGGTTCCGACCATCTCGAATACCTGCTGCCTCTTTGGCGTGGCTCCAACCATGTAACCGGTGGCGAGGTCCTGCATGGTGTCACCTGCTATTGCTGCTGCCGTACAGATGACCGCCGCGACGAGTATGGTCGCCGCCATGCCCTCCATCCCGCTGAGGCCGAGGGCCTTGAGGGCGAAGGCGGTGAAGAGCAGGCTCATGATGGTGATTCCCGAGACAGGGTTGTTGGATGAACCGACGACACCCGCGAGGTAGCCGGCTATCGAGCTTCCGAGGAAGCCGACGATGAGGAGTATCACCGCCATTATTGCCGCAATTCCCACCGAGCCGATGATGTGGAAGTAGAGCAGGAACAGCGGGACGACGAAGGCCGCTATGAGCATGAGGACGTAGTTGAGCGGGAGGTCCTCCTCGGTTCTGAGGATTGCCTCGCCGGACTGCTTCCTCTTGGCGACTTCAAGGCCGGCCCTGATGCCCCTCCTTATCGGGTTCCTGAGCTTGATGAGGCTCCAGAGACCACCGACGACCATCGCGCCGACACCCATGTAGCGAATCTTGGTGCTCCAGATGGTCCATGCGAGGTCAAGCGGGCCGAGGTCGGTGTGGCCCATCTGACCGGCGTAGATCGGAATGGCTATGAACCAGGCTATGGCGCCTCCGAGGAAGACCAGGAAGGCTATGTTGAGGCCGACGATGTAGCCGACGGCTATGAGCGCCGCGGAGAGGTCGCTTCCGAGGTAGTAGACGCGGGAGCCGACCATCTTGGCGGCCTCGACGGTTCCCGACCAGAGGCCCGAGCTTCCGAAGAGCTTGAAGAGGCCTCCGAAGATTCCACCGTAGAGTATCGGCTTGGCGTGGCTTCCTCCCCTCTCACCGGCTATGAGGACCTCGGCGCAGGCCATACCCTCGGGATACGGGAGCTTCTCCTCGGCTATGAAGGCCCTTCTGAGCACTATGGTGAAGAGGGCACCGAGGGAACCGCCGAGGGCGGCGATTATGGTGACTATGTAGTACGGGAAGGTCGTGTAGTAGCCGAGGACTACCAGCGCCGGGAACGTGAATATGACTCCGGCCGCCAGCGACTCACCCGCTGAAGCAGCGGTCTGCACCATGTTGTTCTCGAGGATGTTCCTGTCCTTGAACGCGAAGAGTATTGCCATCGATATGACCGCCGCAGGGATACTGGCACTCACGGTCATACCCGCGTACATTCCAAGGTAGGCGTTTGCCGCGCCCATTATTATCGAAAGGACGATACCCAAAACAAAAGCCTTCACCGTATATTCGGGCAGTGATTTCTCCGGTGGTATGTACGGTTTCAGCTCCATATTTGCACCTCCAAACGGTGACGTAGTAGTTAGACACCTGAATCGTTAAAAATGTTTTGTTAGACTTCCTGTTTTACAAATATCTGGGAAATTTTTGGCCATAATATATGCTATTTTGTTACATACTCATGCATGATGTGATGTATTCATTTGACATTATGTTATATGCTATTCATATGAACCCCAAGTTATCCATCTGAGTGTTCATATGTTTCCATCCGTGCAGGGAAAGGGCAATGTCTTATATACTCCCTCTGTGATACCCCTATGTCTGCAGAAGAACACGGGGGTGGAGATTTGATAGAGATAACCTTCCTCGGTAGCGGCGGCGGCAGGTTCATCACCATAACCCAGTTCCGCTCCACCGGCGGCTTCCACATACGTGCCAGCAGGAACATCTACGTTGACCCCGGGCCCGGCGCCCTCGTGAGGAGCTGGCGCTACAAGCTCGACCCCAGGAAGCTCGATGTCATCTTCGTCTCCCACAGGCATGTGGATCACTGCAATGACGCGGAGGTCATGATAGAGGCCATGACCGGCGGCGCACTCAAGAAGAGAGGCGTTCTCATAGCATCCAAGAGCGTCGTCTACGGCGACGAGACCCACACTCCGGCCGTCAGCAAGTACCACCTGGACGTGCTCGAGAGCATACACATCCCGGAGCCGGGAAGCAGGATAGCGATAGGCGATGAGGAGATGGTGATAACCCCGGCCCAGCACTCGGACCCGACCACCATCGGCTTCCGCATGAAGAGCCCCATGGGGGACATCTCGTACATCCCCGACACGGCTTACTTCGATGAACTCTTGGAGTGGCACGATGGTTCGAGACTGATCATCGCGGCGGTCACCAGGCCGAGGGACATGGGCATCCCTTACCATCTGAGCACCGACGACATCGTCATGATGCTCAAGAGGATGCGTGAGAAGCCCGAGGCCCTCGTGGTGAGCCACATAGGCATGAAGATGCACTTCGCGAACCCATACAAGGAGGCCAAGTACATCGAAACCGTCACCGGCGTCAAGACCTACGTGGCCAAGGAGGGCTTCAGGGTCAGGATGGAAAAGAACGAGATAGCGGTGAGAACGCTGAGGCCTGCGAGATTCGTTTAGTTTCTATTTTTCATTGCCTCCTCAACGGATTTCTTAACGATATTGTAGGCCAGCTCGAAGAGCTCATCGCGCCTCTTCTCGCTCGGTGCCTCGACGACGACGCGAATCTTTGGCTCCGTTCCGCTCGGCCTCACAAGGATCCACGAGCCGTCCTTCAGCTGGAGGCGGTAGCCGGAGATCGTGAGAACCTCCCTCAGCTCTCCCCTCAGCTTCTCTTCGAGGACATTGTATGCCCTCTCAAGAGCAATGCCTTTGAACTCGTCGGGACACTTCACGTTCTTCTTGGTGAGGTAGTATGTTGGTATCTCCTCCCGGATTATCTGGGAGAGCGGGCCCCTCTCGTCTATGAGCTTTATGAGAAGCCCCATGGTCACGAAGCTGTCTATCCACGGCCCGAACCTCGGGTGGACCAGCTTCCACGGTTCCGCGGCAAATACGGCCCCGTACTTCTTTATCCCATCGTGCGGCTGGCCGAGGGGGATTCTTACGACCCTTCCGCCGGCCTTCTCGACGACGTGGTCTATCCTAGAGCCGGTGTCGATTGAAACAACAACAGTCCCCCCTCCGTGCTCCTCCACGTAGAGCTTCGCAAAAAGGGCTATCAGTGAATCCTCAAGGATGTAGTTGCCCTTTTCGTCGAAGACCGCTATCCTGTCGGCGTCGCCGTCCTGGGCGATTACGAGGTCGACGCCGAGCTCCCTCGCCAGTTCACCGAGGTAGGTTATGTTCTCGTACCTCGGCTCCGGCTTCCTTCCGGGGAAGTGGCCGTCCACGTGGGCGTTCACGCTCATCACTTTCGCCCCCATCTCGCGGAGCAGGTACGGAGCCAAAACGCTCCCGGCACCGTTGGCGCCGTCGTAGAGGACCTTTAAGTTGGTCTCGTGATTAACGAAGTCAAGAACGGCTCCTATGTAGTCGTTGATGACATCGATGGCTTTTACGGTCTTTATTTCACTCCATGTGGTCTTTCTGAAGTTTCCGGAGAAAACGAGTTCCTCCAGTTCCCTCTCCTGCTCAACGTAGAACTCCGTTCCATCGCCGTTGAAGACCTTTATTCCGTTGTCGGTCGGTGGATTGTGGCTTGCCGTTATCATGACTCCCCCATCGCCGTGCTCCCGCGTCCCCCATGCTAAAGCAGGCGTCGGAATCAAACCGAAATCAAGAACCTCCTTTCCCGTCGAGAGAAGTCCCGAGATGAGGGCGTTCTGGAGCATTACGCTTGAGGTTCTTCCATCCCTCGCGACCGCCACAGTTTTCCCGTCGATGTACGTGCCAACTGCCTTTCCGAGGTTCATCGCGAGTTCCGGCGTGACCTTCTCCCACAGGGTGCCCCTAATTCCAGCGGTACCGAAGAGCTTCATATCACCACCATGACTACTTGGGAGGCGGTTTAAATACCTTTAGTGGAGTATATCGCCAGCCCCCTGAAGTTGGTGAGCCTCATCGTCCTCGGCATGGTGTCCCCTGTGAGCGGGAGGATGTAAACTGGGACGTGGAGTTTTTGCCCGAGCACTAGGATCGGCCGCACTATCTCAGGGGTCGGCCTCACGGAGTAAAGCGCCCCGACCCCCTCGTAGAGTTTCATGTTCGGGCTGAAGAGGTCGTCCCTGACGGCGTTCAGGCCGAGCTCCACCGCCCTCTCGACGGACGCCGGGTTCCAGTCAACGGCCAGAA belongs to Thermococcus camini and includes:
- a CDS encoding DUF5748 family protein, which translates into the protein MHFEVVKEFLEETGADWIEIDGEIHLEPEVFYEVWKYVGQPDLETYVIEDEVVEPGSYDPPEMKYTDMKKVKVKKAYFTTLDGKKIVTDYVELQRILKEKSV
- a CDS encoding ATP-binding protein, which codes for MVELTDYLLKLSAELPSRFDYARGLRKRFLFEKLSGLVDDYIESESPKTVLLPGLRGTGKTTLLGQLYFHTLSKTSDVIYISADEAHLLGFSLHEVIERYFDVFRPKRPVLLLDEVQYDPNWDLTLKVLHDRRKALVIATGSSALKLKESPDLARRAIHVEVKPLSFIEYFHLIGEDIEPVGLDALFEFDVDGLERALSRTVHFAKTAEKYLELGSLPLSLELDGREAYESLFSLVERIVYRDLPEFRNFDASTLDSALRLLTIIAGPKAERFSYEKLSKALGISKSTVMELVRAFIASGLLIEIPSIGSLSKKIRRSPKLKFSAPSMRAALLSKFEVVELASLLEDMVALYLSGEGLLEYEPGKGGADFVLTRKGKRYVVEVGLGKEDYAQVRRSMERTGAEFGIVIGREFDARENLLMIPWWAFLGLV
- a CDS encoding class I SAM-dependent rRNA methyltransferase, which translates into the protein MAKVIVDAQAARAIGKGAMIVFKKGVVRTEGEIRPGDIAEVYTRGGKFLGRGFINPNSNIMVRLITQDEHTEVNKELFRERIRRANEYRKKVLGYDKAYRMVYGEADYLPGLIVDRFNEIASLQISSIGMERFKFDVAEAIMEAEPEIETVFEKNTGRSRRREGLPEIERVLLGREKYRTVIEEGKAKFIVDMRGQKTGFFLDQRENRIALEKYVKPGMRVLDVFTYTGGFAIHAAVAGADEVVAVDKSPWAINMVKENAKLNGVEDRMKYVVGSAFQVMEDMIKRGEKFDVVILDPPAFVQHEKDLKRGLRAYFNVNYAGLQLVREGGILVTASCSQHVDMQAFKDMVIAAAAKAGKFLKLLEPYRTQAPDHPILMASKDTEYLKALFLYVEDIK
- a CDS encoding tripartite tricarboxylate transporter permease yields the protein MLRELLTGIAGGTLSGVSPGIHVNTLAAFLSSAGIRDNLVLFAMGLTHTFLDVIPSAFLGVPDEGTALGVLPAHRLVLRGRTMEVVRIALWASFLAVLMAIPSMPLYFRLAPLYRPGAGRFLVFLLAVFLVLTEPGLKKLSALLVFFLSGILGMLTFRLGLSQPFYHLFTGLFGVPVILLSALEGRTRPIGAGDGEVRLDKGRFLGFSALGTALGMAASLVPAFTASQAALLGSFLSKDERSFLTIVFSVNTANFMFSFANFLSTGRRRNGIVALMAPAAESDIYFYLLVALFVSMAVLLYAEPLAVLILRLLGRVPYRALNSAVAGILVVLSYLFDGVTGLVFLLGGVMIGLLAAVLGVKRTNCMGVLMLSIIIG
- a CDS encoding ATPase domain-containing protein, whose product is MVTKYTVERLKSGIPGFDDLIEGGFPSGTTVLVTGPTGSGKTTFGVQFVYKGAELYNEPGVIVTLEERAQDLRKEMLAFGWDFEKYERERKIAIVDGVSAVVGLPSEEQYVLEGNLNAEDFLRYIYRVVKAIDAKRLVIDSIPSIAFRLRKENEIREVLLQLNTILLEMGVTSILTTEAPEPGRGKISRYGIEEYIARGVILLDFVEKEVELKRYLLIRKMRETKHSMKKYPFEINEKGIVVYPSGEVY
- a CDS encoding RlmF-related methyltransferase — protein: MPAWKDGKLGLPVKEAVKLFPELKDYLDERGRLDFSDREARILYNRAIAKAVFGLEIEYHPGGLVTTPVSRYLFLKTFLRGGERVLEIGTGHTAMMALLAEKLFNCDVTATELDEEFFEYARRNIKRNLAKVKLIRSNGGIIRGVIPEGEKFDVVFSAPPYYERPTKGVLTEREGLGGGEHGEAFSVRLIEEARDYLNPKGKVALFLPDKEPLIEAITEKGEELGYSVRDVRFRVGTRWRHSLILNQP